The proteins below come from a single Malus domestica chromosome 03, GDT2T_hap1 genomic window:
- the LOC103428330 gene encoding cytochrome b561 and DOMON domain-containing protein At5g35735-like, with product MLGTTNSVVLIILTVSSSLLFPISEQYSNCSPINPMNITNCKKLVTLGAEFGWNIHSNTEIDILFTIRPPAKWIAWGVNPGPQRAEMVGTRALIGISQPNGTLAVRKYNITSDTKLGCRLKPSQDFDDVIVKNMKGEVKPRRYMSIFAMLILPPDQAAYNILKLNHVWQVGFEADDALMEPKMHSTSLQNVDSTETINMTTGRGLSIGHRQHHLRTMLALRLTPTKTDDVISVNIFQGIAILKPNKTWLWVYVGVLGMLGLVAIGLEIFTWTKFIYNLYRRSTQPQASSGAGQRPDTLPEAEDIDKIYNYNNSKPSISSQVQKLMNLTCLVS from the exons ATGTTGGGCACTACCAACTCTGTAGTTCTGATCATATTAACGGTTTCCTCCTCACTTCTTTTCCCAATTTCTGAGCAATATTCCAATTGTAGCCCCATCAATCCCATGAACATTACAAACTGCAAGAAACTAGTCACTCTAGGAGCAGAATTCGGGTGGAACATTCACAGCAACACCGAAATTGACATCTTGTTCACCATTAGACCGCCTGCAAAATGGATAGCATGGGGTGTGAACCCAGGTCCCCAAAGGGCAGAGATGGTCGGGACCAGGGCTCTTATAGGCATTTCACAGCCTAATGGAACGTTGGCAGTCAGAAAATACAACATCACCAGTGACACCAAGCTAGGTTGTAGGCTTAAGCCTTCACAAGATTTTGATGATGTTATTGTCAAGAACATGAAAGGTGAAGTGAAGCCTAGGAGGTACATGTCGATATTCGCAATGCTAATTTTGCCACCGGATCAAGCTGCGTACAATATTTTGAAGTTGAACCATGTATGGCAAGTAGGGTTTGAGGCTGATGATGCTCTTATGGAGCCTAAGATGCATTCCACTTCTCTCCAGAATGTGGATAGCACGGAGACTATAAACATGACCACAGGACGCGGTCTTAGCATTGGACATCGCCAGCATCACCTCAGAACT ATGCTTGCCCTGCGTTTAACGCCAACAAAAACTGATGATGTGATCTCAGTGAACATATTCCAAGGCATTGCGATTTTGAAGCCGAATAAAACCTGGTTGTGGGTTTACGTCGGAGTACTTGGAATGCTTGGTTTGGTTGCAATTGGTTTGGAGATTTTCACTTGGACTAAGTTCATATATAACTTATATCGTCGGAGTACTCAACCTCAAGCATCGTCGGGCGCGGGACAACGCCCAGACACATTACCGGAAGCTGAAGATATTGATAAAATTTACAATTATAACAactcaaagcctagtatatccAGCCAAGTCCAGAAACTCATGAATCTCACATGCCTTGTTAGCTAG
- the LOC103428338 gene encoding stigma-specific STIG1-like protein 1, translating to MGVIKIILVIATTMALSITLMTVKRVGYGEAEQEGKTPFTDSWKEQPEVDENTLLLPSKRVSRFLAENDLVDRNPRAADHCHKDNEVCAYTPPGYKNSTCCNNKCLDLSEDKNNCGACRKKCKYTESCCRGECVNTNYDKRHCGQCNSPCKFGQYCVYGLCNYA from the coding sequence ATGGGGGTCATCAAGATAATATTGGTCATAGCAACAACCATGGCTTTGTCTATCACTCTCATGACCGTGAAAAGGGTCGGTTATGGAGAAGCAGAACAAGAAGGAAAGACCCCTTTCACCGACTCGTGGAAAGAGCAACCGGAGGTCGATGAAAACACCTTGCTACTACCTTCCAAGAGGGTGAGTCGTTTCCTAGCTGAAAATGATCTGGTTGACAGAAACCCTAGAGCAGCTGACCATTGCCACAAAGACAATGAGGTATGTGCCTACACGCCGCCAGGATATAAGAACTCGACGTGTTGCAACAACAAGTGCCTGGACTTGTCCGAGGACAAGAACAACTGTGGTGCATGCAGGAAGAAGTGCAAGTACACTGAATCGTGCTGTAGAGGAGAGTGTGTGAACACGAATTATGACAAGAGGCATTGTGGCCAGTGCAACAGTCCCTGCAAGTTTGGGCAGTACTGTGTATATGGTCTTTGCAATTATGCGTGA